From one Ursus arctos isolate Adak ecotype North America unplaced genomic scaffold, UrsArc2.0 scaffold_1, whole genome shotgun sequence genomic stretch:
- the BOK gene encoding bcl-2-related ovarian killer protein isoform X1 — MEVLRRSSVFAAEIMDAFDRSPTDKELVAQAKALGREFVHARLLRAGLAWSAPERAAPAPGGRLAEVCAVLLRLGDELELIRPSVYRNVARQLNISLQSETVVTDAFLAVASQIFSGGPLLGTLLGSLLSVDLHRPHLPTCDLMSRPRTCALHHMGQGGVPVLGGRGAGRRLCAAGPARHGPRSRRLPWGVCAQDPGTLAAKARWMDRRPQVCGQHGARLPLPLARGRTLQLRPLPEGCFLRAVAGEMSCGLRRRLKPGAPTQKALSPQEHPCPPRPGWEGSDTQSPASVLEALP, encoded by the exons ATGGAGGTGCTGCGGCGCTCCTCGGTCTTCGCGGCGGAGATCATGGACGCCTTTGACCGCTCGCCCACCGACAAGGAGCTGGTGGCCCAGGCCAAGGCGCTCGGCCGGGAGTTCGTGCACGCGCGGCTGCTGCGCGCCGGCCTCGCCTGGAGCGCGCCCGAGCGCGCCGCGCCTGCCCCCGGAGGCCGCCTGGCCGAGGTGTGCGCCGTGCTGCTGCGCCTGG GGGACGAGCTGGAGCTGATCCGGCCCAGCGTCTACCGCAACGTTGCTCGCCAGCTGAACATCTCCCTGCAGTCTGAGACCGTGGTGACCGACGCCTTCCTGGCTGTGGCGTCTCAGATCTTCTCTGGAG ggccccTCCTTGGAACCCTGCTGGGCTCTCTGTTGTCCGTAGACCTCCATAGACCTCATCTCCCCACCTGTGACCTCATGTCGCGTCCTCGTACCTGCGCTCT GCATCACATGGGGCAAGGTGGTGTCCCTGTACTCGGTGGCCGCGGGGCTGGCCGTAGACTGTGTGCGGCAGGCCCAGCCCGCCATGGTCCACGCTCTCGTCGACTGCCTTGGGGAGTTTGTGCGCAAGACCCTGGCACCCTGGCTGCGAAGGCGCGGTGGATGG ACCGACGTCCTCAAGTGTGTGGTCAGCACGGAGCCCGGCTTCCGCTCCCACTGGCTCGTGGCCGCACTCTGCAACTTCGGCCGCTTCCTGAAGGCTGCTTTCTTCGTGCTGTTGCCGGAGAGATGAGCTGTGGGCTCCGGCGCAGGCTGAAGCCCGGTGCTCCGACCCAGAAGGCCCTGAGCCCCCAAGAGCATCCATGTCCTCCTCGACCAGGCTGGGAAGGCTCTGACACTCAGAGCCCCGCTTCTGTGCTGGAGGCCCTGCCCTGA
- the THAP4 gene encoding peroxynitrite isomerase THAP4 isoform X4: MEPPTMNPVVEPLSWMLGTWLSDPPGAGTFPTLQPFQYLEEAYISHVGQPVLNFSFNAFHPDTRRPMHRECGFIRLKPDTNKVAFVSAQNTGIVEVEEGEVNGQELCITSHSIARMSFAKEPHVEQITRKFRLNSEGKLEQTVSMATTTQPMTQHLHITYKKVTP; the protein is encoded by the exons ATGG AGCCCCCCACGATGAACCCAGTGGTGGAGCCGCTGTCCTGGATGCTGGGGACCTGGCTGTCAGACCCACCGGGAGCCGGGACCTTCCCGACGCTGCAGCCCTTCCAGTACCTGGAGGAGGCATACATCTCCCACGTGGGCCAGCCTGTGCTGAACTTCTC GTTCAACGCCTTCCACCCGGACACACGCAGACCCATGCACAGGGAGTGTGGCTTCATCCGCCTCAAGCCCGATACCAACAAGGTGGCCTTTGTCAGCGCCCAGAACACAG GCATCGTGGAGGTGGAAGAGGGCGAGGTGAATGGACAGGAGCTGTGCATCACGTCCCACTCCATCGCCAGGATGTCCTTCGCcaaggagccccacgtggagcaG ATCACCCGAAAATTCAGGCTGAATTCTGAAGGCAAACTTGAACAGACAGTCTCCATGGCGACCACTACCCAGCCCATGACTCAGCATCTTCACATCACCTACAAGAAGGTGACCCCGTGA
- the BOK gene encoding bcl-2-related ovarian killer protein isoform X2, translating into MEVLRRSSVFAAEIMDAFDRSPTDKELVAQAKALGREFVHARLLRAGLAWSAPERAAPAPGGRLAEVCAVLLRLGDELELIRPSVYRNVARQLNISLQSETVVTDAFLAVASQIFSGGITWGKVVSLYSVAAGLAVDCVRQAQPAMVHALVDCLGEFVRKTLAPWLRRRGGWTDVLKCVVSTEPGFRSHWLVAALCNFGRFLKAAFFVLLPER; encoded by the exons ATGGAGGTGCTGCGGCGCTCCTCGGTCTTCGCGGCGGAGATCATGGACGCCTTTGACCGCTCGCCCACCGACAAGGAGCTGGTGGCCCAGGCCAAGGCGCTCGGCCGGGAGTTCGTGCACGCGCGGCTGCTGCGCGCCGGCCTCGCCTGGAGCGCGCCCGAGCGCGCCGCGCCTGCCCCCGGAGGCCGCCTGGCCGAGGTGTGCGCCGTGCTGCTGCGCCTGG GGGACGAGCTGGAGCTGATCCGGCCCAGCGTCTACCGCAACGTTGCTCGCCAGCTGAACATCTCCCTGCAGTCTGAGACCGTGGTGACCGACGCCTTCCTGGCTGTGGCGTCTCAGATCTTCTCTGGAG GCATCACATGGGGCAAGGTGGTGTCCCTGTACTCGGTGGCCGCGGGGCTGGCCGTAGACTGTGTGCGGCAGGCCCAGCCCGCCATGGTCCACGCTCTCGTCGACTGCCTTGGGGAGTTTGTGCGCAAGACCCTGGCACCCTGGCTGCGAAGGCGCGGTGGATGG ACCGACGTCCTCAAGTGTGTGGTCAGCACGGAGCCCGGCTTCCGCTCCCACTGGCTCGTGGCCGCACTCTGCAACTTCGGCCGCTTCCTGAAGGCTGCTTTCTTCGTGCTGTTGCCGGAGAGATGA